In Gossypium hirsutum isolate 1008001.06 chromosome A10, Gossypium_hirsutum_v2.1, whole genome shotgun sequence, the DNA window ttttcatttatttcacatttctacgacaaaatttacacatttctcaattaatCCCTAGttgacaattttaccaaaaatcactttacaaatgttgtttatctaacaacaagcatacattttctatcatcaaacatcaaaatacacatgtattcatcaatggaaaaactctaaacttttaaaagttttgcaaattagtccttgggctagctagactaagctgcaacgatctgaaaaacatataaatcattaaaaacgggaaaaAAATCATACCAATATGAGTATCGGTGGAAGATGATAATTAAAGATGatgataaatttgttttatttatttttatcagtAATAAcctaattacatatttaacctttaaaatactTATTAATTACACCAAATACCAaaccactatcatccactatctcataattggctaattaccacataatgacctctaatttgagattccatagctattagacacctttagctaatagaacacaagttttacactttacgtgatttagtcctttttatcaaattaagcatctaaacaataaaatttcttaaggaaatttttacacaattatactatcatactgtagacattaaaataataataaaataattaattcaacctCGAATTCGTGTTCTTGAAACTACTGTTCCAATTCgactaaaaacgagttgttacactaGTATTCAaaattgaatacgtagaatatgagaaaatatgtgatgttttcatgagggggagtaaatatgcATTGCACACTTTTTCCCTtaatcgaggttttgtcccattggattttcctggtaaggtttttaatgaggcagcatattatgtgtattataaattgtgtactctttttccttcattaggtttttatctcacagggtttttcctaataaggttttaacaaaGCACactatctaccaatggacatccaagaagaagtgttatgaatatcttattaagtttatgtctatcatgatcaagataaagttttggtaTACTTTAGtatctaatagttattagaattagatctctacttcttttatacttcttatgcctataaatagagactctgatgtagCATTGTAACCATCCCTTTTGATTAACAAattacattctctattgctttcatattttctttgttctttattccctccatctctctttattttataacaatgatTAAAATATCGAAAAATatcgaataaaaaaattgaaaaattatattacaaaaaatattgtatgaaaacaattaaattaatttgaaaatttattaaaaaatacacGTCAACttattaaaatgccaaatgacaatgagattatttcttaaattgtaattttatatttatatatctatataatatatatggcttctatagataattaaaatattaaaaataatttctgtATACTTCTATTAATTGTGCTAAACAAATATATAACAAGAATGAATATACCTTTCTTATTGTGGCTAGTCCGTTTCTTATATATACCTACATTAGGATAAACGATTGCTTCACCTtgtcaaaataaacaaataaataaagggtAAACGGTCACAGGGTTTTTAATTGTAATTTCCGTCACTTAATTTTTAgaacatttttattttagttttttaattctttaaatttatAATGATAGTTAATTTGTATACGTTACATTATCTTCACACTTTTATTCTAATCACCTAACTTCTAGACTGCTTTCAttttaattatctaaaaaaaaaatttaatattggtCGGTGTAAAAaatattaaggattaaagtgaaaaaaaaggtaaaaattaaaataattctaattgtcaaattgtacttgtttaacCCATATTGAaagttctaatttttttcttcaatattaaaattttacatttcaaaatatcaaaataaattaaataaattattgaaaaaattttaTCCCTTCAACCGATTTGttactaaaatatcaaaattaattaatttaatctccttttaaaccttaaaattttatttatattttcaaataaaaataaactcaaataaattattttaataattgtacatgaaacccaaatttcttttcattataTGATATTCATACTaagctaaaaataaaaaagaaatccttacaattaattaattttatattccaTGCCCAACATAACCAAAAAAATTTCACTTTTTTACCCAAACGAAGaacaatcaattaatttaattaattaccgTACCTTAGTACGAAAGATTCtagattatataataaaaaaaattaagtttcacAAACAATTATTAAATACAAGTTATCGAattgatttcattaaaaataatatgaaaacataaaataaaattttaaaatttaggaaattaatttaattaatttgaatattaCAATAACAAATCAATTAACATGATCAagggataaaaaaaatttaaaaattttatttaattgatttttatgttttgaaattaaaaattgcaatattgaaaaaaatagaaattttagcAATGTGATAAACAAATACAATTTGACCACTTTTAATACATTATTCTAGTTTCTacattttttcactttattccttaatttttttatcaatcaatagttttaaaatatatattttttctcgaTGACCAAAACAAAAGTGAGAACATAATGTGACGTGTACAGTTAAGTTATTAGAAATTTAACAATTGGATGAGTAAAATGAAAGCGCCTTAAAAGTTAAGTGACAAAATTGCAAACATTTCgttttgagtgaccaaaatgaaactACCTTAAGAATTAAGTGACTAACTAGACAATTTAgccataaataaacaaaataagtaaaCACACTTTCATCAATCATCACAAATTAAAAATGGGTTAAATGACCTAGAAGTCGCTATATTAATAGAAACTGAATcaaattaatccatttattattaaatgaattaatttaatcgctatactattaaaaaaaaattaaataagtctAACTTGTTAGAGAATTAATATGTACTTTATAAAAAAAgtcttaaaaatcatttttttcagTTGCAATTCAAGTTCAAAGACAAACTTTTATTTACagacaataaaatttttaaaaatattaactctgtAAAACTTTAAATggcattttttatattataaatgttaattctattctaatttagtcttatttaattattttgagttagttaaTAGTAGAAGGTGTAATTTACTCATATCCCTATAATACATACATCTCTCTCAAGTATATTCACCAACtaacaatatatattttagatgttagagaaacaaattcagctttcTGCACATCCAGCTCGACAAAATAGTATATAAACatcaccaaaagaaaaaaaaaatagtaacataAATAACCATTGAACAAGCAACTATTTCTGCACCAAAGGATTTCAATtattttgcttataatgttgggttaattctaatatatatatatatatatatataagcatcaGAAAATTCAAAATGCAATCAGATTTGGTCCCAGCAGGATCttaaatatatcatttaatgATGGGTAGGTCTAGTAAAAGAACAGTCTCTTGTAAAGGTTCAACTTAATATTATTGATATGTATAGTAAACCCAATTTAATAATGTAAATGTTATTCTTTCCTAATTTATTCTTTTGTTTATTAAACCTTTTAAACAAAACCTAGATATAGAGAAAAATGGGTATTCATTAATATCACCGGCTTGtaaagaacaaaaacaaaaaaaacatgtttcaggcatggattttttttgttttcccctTCAGAGAATGTCTTTCTGAATTTTTCATGGAAACCAAATTCCAATGAAGGAATTacagagaaaaaagaagaagaaataaacaaagaaacaaacaaagccagaaatatatgtatatatagggCTGATGGAAGCAAGCAAGTTGCATCTAGTCCAAGAGAAGATTAGCTAGGGTTATTACGATTAATCAAGTTCGGATTCAATGAAGAACTCAACTAACAAGATTTTTCACTGTTGATTAGGGTTCATGTGACGATGGACTCCCacttgataaattaataaaataaatatcttcCCCTTGGGGGAACAGATATGACAGATTTGGAGAAATGGGAGATGGATTTGCCCAATATCTAAATCAGGCAAGTAGCTTTAGACTATTCAAGACAAAGACCCTCCCAATCCCCATTATTACAGCCTCATATCTCCTAAAATTACCTTAACCTACTTCCAGCATGCATCAAACTTCAAGTGGGACTAATGGGATTTTAGCAGTAACATGGCAAGGGAAGGAATCAAGGAAAGAACATAAATGATACTAAAACAGAAATGGTTTCTTTTAAAACAACTGACACATGATTCTTTATACAACCTTTTTAGTGCCTGCAGATTGATTTGCCAATACCCCCTCCATGGACGATTTCTGAGGAAAGAAAGCTACAATAAAAGACACAGAACTTGATCTGCAAATCTATAGGTTGTCATAAATGGCTTGTCAAAGGTACATATCAATGATAAATTGAGATGTTAAGTCACATAGATCTTAATTACTACAAATAGTAGAAACACTGCTGCTCTACTATTAGCAAAAACAACTACTATCCATTAATGAAGCGAGCAATACCTGacaaaataacaaaaaggaaatgattttttttaaaaaaaaagataatacgAGTTTCATTAAAGTAATTAACATAGAATAATATTGAGACAAAACCCATTTTTTTCCCATGCAGCTGGTTAATGATCACGTCTTTTTTCATATTTTCGTGCTTATTTTTTACTTACTGGTTTTTTATTTCCCTTAAGAGGTGGAAGGAGGAGGTTGAGGTACTTGAGGGGGTcgctttcttttcttcttctcgtAGCTTATGCCTCTGGCTTTTGACTGTGAATCACGAACCTCACGTAGGTAAAGCCTAACAGCTCTAGCACCAAAAGGGTTTGCTTCAGGCTTGCCTCCGTGTTCCTCGAAGGCGGCTCGGAGGCGTCCGATGAGGGCGTCAAGGCTTCCCCAAGCTTGGCGGAGAGGGCAAGGGCATGGAGCTGGAGGGTTAGGGTGACCAAAGAAAGGGCAAAGTGGGGTGTGGACTTTGGTTTTCCCGAACTGGTCAAGGTACCGAAGGAATTCCAGGACGTGGGCGCCGCTGCAGCGGGAGAGGGAGAGAGGAGGGCGGTGGTTGCGGAGGTATTGCCCGAAAGTGTTCCAGTCACGGCGTTTTTGGTTCTCGTAGCGGCTGAGAGTGGAAGGAGAAGTGGAGGAAGAGGAGGAAGGGGAGAAGGCGACCATGGCAGCCGCCGGTGAAGGGTTTGTGTTGGTGGCCACGGCGGACATGGAAAGGCTTGCAGGGAAATTTGGGGTTAAAGTAGCTGTCGAAGGGCTTGAATTCGATGCTTGAAAATCCTGAAAAGGATCcataaaaaagataataaaaggGTTTCTAAAGAGAAAGAGTGAATTCAAACACAAAGATCTGTAAGAAACTACAGaaaacaggaaaaaaaaaaggtgaggaTATTTCAGCAGGGAGTCAAGAATGCCATGAAAGTGAGAAATTAAGAGAAAGGGAATATATAAATATAGGAGAGTTTGAAGAAGACGACTGATGAggctaataaaatactattatggGAAAAAGAGTAAAAAAGAATAGTGTAGGTTAGGCATTTTAGGGGCAATTAAGCAGCAAACTGGGGTCTAATAgtccctttccttttcttttctttgaggtCTCTGTTTGAATCTTTTGTTTGTTTGATCAATCCTAGAAAACTTGAAAGGCTTATGATGTCGAGTGTGGTGGGCTTTTCCTTTTCCCAACATTGTTttgctgcaaaaaaaaaaaaacatttgataGCTAGGGCAGTGTTTTGTCATGTTTTAACTGTAACTGTCAGTATTttcttccccccccccccaaagaGAATAGTAAGGGAAGTAAAGTAAACTCTCAGTTCCATCACTGACTGACACTGGCAATGGTAAATTGGTAACTGGAAATAACTTTTGTCTAGGGTTTTTTGTAGAAATATAAAGAGGTTTTCAACATTTACTCAAAAGAATAaggatattttaaatatttaaatgataatatttaataaacataaaaattattttattagtatctGACGTTCACGTTAAGgatgaaaaatattatataaaattaacatcAACTATTGAACACAATTCCTATGCTTCCAACTTAacctttgatttttttagattgtAATGTAAGCTAGTTAtcgtttaaaaaattttattttttaatttttttcatctgAGTTACTATAGGATTAAGTTAACTTTTACTATATTTGTATATTGGTAGAgtgtttaaaatttatcaataatttttcGATATAGTAACAAaagtattatattatataatatgagAATTTAACTTCAATTTTTATCAACCTCAATTGAAGACCATTTtaactgaaaatataaaaaaattattttttaaaaaaagaattaaattttattataaggaTATATATGTAGTTTATAGTTGTTTCTCAATCAAGTAACTagactataatttttaaaaattattaaaatgtataagtgacaaaattaaatcttttatgatGAGTTTCGATCGTTATAATGTTGGTATCATGTGATTTAgtattaactattttttaaacAATTCTAAACGTAGCATTTAACagattcatatatataattaataaagtTAATACTTCATAATTTATAGCTATACAACatatataatacatgtatatgaaatataataagatttaaaaaGATGGAGAGAGAAAGATGATAGATGGAGACAGGATAAAGctaatgggataaaaatatgagGGAATAACATGATTTTGTttcttcacctttttttttctttgttttccattGATTGACAACACCTTTTTTAAATGACTACAATGCCCTTCACTGACTCCAATTGAGCAATAACATAACAATTGCATCAACCAAAAAGCATCAGTCCATCAAGCAACAGTGCGTTGCAAAATGCAAACAGTAGATGTGGGAAGCAAAGAAATGGTCTTCAACTCCAGCTTTTTCGCTGCCTTACGAAATAATTTAATAGATCCATCAAACTCATAGCGAATAAGTTCGGGTAATTTACAATTTTCCAATTAAGGATTGCAATAGCTAGTgctaaattgtatatatttgtttaatttgtgaATTTCAAATTAAGGATTAAACATCCATCATCGTCCGTCCCGATGTATTGTATAATAGAAGGTGTTATAAGAgtgtttttaaatttgtataaaacatattttattccTTTGGTACAAAAGAAGTAATAAGACAGATAAATCAGATAAGGCAAATTCCCTCTAACTTAATCATCGTGCAGTAATTGAAGCATTTCTTTCGGTGGCTGCACGTAAATATAACTCTTAAAATGTCTTAAGAACGTCATTTTTGTCAATTCATCCACAACATCCATCCACAACATTATTCCCTTCTCTAAATGCATCTCTAACGTAGACCATCCATGAACGTTTGAGAAGGTCCTTGATGACAGACCCCACAGCTGAAAaaagttgttcattttcatttgtTTAGATCACTTCGATAGCTTCAGTGCTATCCATCTCGAGTATCACCCTCTCTAAGCCTAAACCCCATGCTAGTTGGACCTCTCAAGAGCACCTTAGAGTTCCACCAAAATCACAAAACAACAACTAATATTTTTAGAGAAACCGATGACTCAAACCCCCCTAATGATCCCGTATTAAACCTCCTGCTACAACAATCCAAACAATTGACAAACTGCACCATCAGTACTCACTTTGAGCCAACCATCATTTGGCAGAGTCTATCTTGTCAAATTTTGAGAGATCGCATTGACTCAAAGGAACCTCCATTCTCTTAACTGTATGCAATAAAATTCTTCTCATCCATTGGCTTTTCTCCAATATGCTCCCCCTTTCAATAAATTTAGTGCTGAAAATATAATTATTCCTTCTTCTGTCCCAAAGTTGCTAACAAATAATGCCAAAAAGACCTAGCCACTCACTAGGCTTACTAGGAAAACAATCAAGAGCCAATAGGTTCTTCTCAATCCAATTTTCCAACCAAAGGTTGAAAAATTCTTGTCTCTTACTCGTCTTGATCACTGAAAACCATGTTGCCAAAGCTAGGGTACAAAACTTAAGTACATGGTCAATACTTTTCAACATGGCTCTACACATATTGCAGCTTGCATTTATCGTAAAGTGACGCTTCACACGATttacattagttaatactctatTGAGATAAGCTAGCCACACGAACATCCAAACCTTTTGAGGGGCTAGAATATGCCAATCTGATGCCATATTTTTCCGCTCCTAACCATACCCAACCCACAAGAAGATGCTAAGCAAAACAAATTGTAAACTCACCCTTATTCTCATAAGCCCACCCCACAAAATCATCCACATCTTACATTGATGAAGGCTTACAAGTAGAAATGCACAAAATAACTAGATTTGGTAACACTGACCTCAAGACAGGTCAATTCCAATCCCCACTCGGCTTAACCATCTCCTTTATAGGCACATGTTCCTTAGGTATGCATTTAGGTGTAGTACAACTGTCAATTAGAGGATCCCAACCCTTGACCCAGTTATCTCTCCAGAAAATCGACATTCACTCCATTCCCAATATTCCATAT includes these proteins:
- the LOC107895888 gene encoding protein LIGHT-DEPENDENT SHORT HYPOCOTYLS 4; this encodes MDPFQDFQASNSSPSTATLTPNFPASLSMSAVATNTNPSPAAAMVAFSPSSSSSTSPSTLSRYENQKRRDWNTFGQYLRNHRPPLSLSRCSGAHVLEFLRYLDQFGKTKVHTPLCPFFGHPNPPAPCPCPLRQAWGSLDALIGRLRAAFEEHGGKPEANPFGARAVRLYLREVRDSQSKARGISYEKKKRKRPPQVPQPPPSTS